The Lycium barbarum isolate Lr01 chromosome 4, ASM1917538v2, whole genome shotgun sequence nucleotide sequence aaaaaaaaagaattgtaaCCTTTGCATCTTCTTAATGCCATCAATTTGTAATTCTCTTACTTCATAAAGAAATGAATATGGATAACTCACCGTCAAATTCAGATATTGAAGAAGAGGACAAGCACCCAAGAGGAGGGAAATATTGAGTATGTCAGAGTCATACAAGTCGAATAGTGACAAGCTTAACTGCCTAATGTTTCTGAACATCTTCATATCGATTGGTACACATTTTATCTGAAAAGAAATAGCTCAATTGATTAGGATATCCcaaaaaaccaaaacaaaaacTTTAAGAAGAAACGACATTGTCAAACTAATACCTCATGACCACATCTGACTGCTAAAGATTTAACCTGAGCAGGTAAATCTCTCGCAAAATCACCGAAGATGTATGACATTGTTTCAGCTTTAGAAGGATGAATTGTTACATTTTCCAACTTGGGAACAAACGAGAAAATGAATCTTACGTTGTCAAAACAGTGAAAATCAAGTGCACGAAGATTTGCAGCCTGAAAATCAATCTCTTTCACTCCACCACAAATGTGAAACGTAACATCTGTTACTGTACTGGAAAAGCGTAGCTTATAAGGAAGGTTACAAAGTTTAAGAGTTAATTGCTTAAGGTTAAAACAAGAGGACAGAATACCCTCTAGCTGTCCACTTGCTAACAAAACAGCCGTCAGAGAAAGGGTCTCGAGGGACCTAAAACAAACTTCGGAATTTAGTTGCACAGTGCAATGGTACAAATCCAAATGCTTCAATAAAGAAGCTTGAGACAGAAGCTCAAGAGCAAATCTAAACAACCTATCGGGGGAGTTGAggggggtggtggtggtggtggtgaaacTTACGGAAACAGAACCACAAATAAAGGAAAGGCATAATCTTTCAACGCCTAACCCTGAAATAGAACGCATCCAGTGCTCAAATTCACAAGATAACTCTCTCCCAAAGCAAAAGGTCATATTAATGTGAGGCACTCTACTACCTGAGTAAAGTTGTAATAACATATTCACTCCCTTCAAGAATCTTTGTTGATAGTAAGAACAACCATGGTGATCGTCAAAAATACCAACCCCGAACATGGCAAGGCAATCAATATTTAGTTTAGGCATAGAGGCAAAACTATATCTCCATCTTCTAGATAAAATGCTCGTCATAACAGCATCTTTTACTGTCAAATTTCCAAGAATGCGAGACAAAACATCATCTGGTAGCTGACGGAAGTAGTCCTCATCAACCTAAAGCGCCAGCAAAAATCTTTAAggataaaatttataaaagtcATATTATAAGATTAAGAAAATGAACTACAGCTGGAGAAGTGTATGGACCTTCCCCAGCTTATGGGGAAAAAAATTACTAGGAGTATTAGTTATGTAGAAAAATGTGTATAAATATCATACTTTTTGTTTCTCTATTACAACCTCTACTCCCAAAGGTCTCTTCCCTCATCCCACGCCTTTAATGTCCTGCCAATTTAGGGTTTTTTTAACTTCCAGAATTTGCCTcaacatttttaaaaaataaatagagaGAGAAATCTAATGATAAAGTACACCAAATTAGAAAAAGAAGGGCACGGCTTCATTAGTGTTTACCAATTTGTCGCGAGAAAGAGTCAAAGACAACATAAAGATCAGATTTTGCAAACCATAAACAACCCTGCCTCAGTGCCAAACAAGTAAGGGATCTAGCGGAACGTGTATACAACaaaaacatacccagtgtaatcccacaagtgggggcTGGGGAGAGtagggtgtacgcagaccttcCCCCTACCTTGTGAatgtagaccttacccctaccttgtgaatgtagagaggttatttccaatagaccctcggctcaaggaaaACAATTCAAAGCAGTTTAGAAAGGGGATATACGGAAGTGAAGGAGCCATGACAAATAAtaaggaaagcaagacataacACTATCAAAGAAAGAAGTAGCAAAATAATGTGATAACCGAAGTACAACAAACAACAGATAGTAACAGAAAATCCAAGATGAAGGAACTACGAGAGTACTACTACTAGTGGAAACGAGATACGGTGTTCCAAACTACCACCAAGCCTATCCCACAACAAAAGTGAGACAACACGCAACCACCTACTAACCGTCTACCCTAATTTGCGACCTCCATATCCCCCTATCTAGAGTCATGTCCTCGGTCAGCTGCAGATGCGCTATGTCCTGTCTAATCTAACAGAATGTGTATGTCACGTATAAATAACATGCTTTTCGTTTCTCAATTACAATTTCCACTCTGAAAGATTTCTTCCATCCTCCTACACCTTTAATTTCCTGCCAATTTAAGGCtttttgatcttttttttttttacttccaaAATTTATTTGATTCAaattaaacaacaacatacccagtgtaatccaacCGAGtgggggtttggggagggtagagtgtacgcagaccttaccctacctCGTAGAGATAGAGAGGatgttttcgatagaccctcggctcaagtaaaaCATTTTCACAGCAGTTTCAAAAGGGGGATACGGGAATAATGAAAGCATTAACAACAACGAAATAATGTGATATGAAAAGAAGTATATAGCATTCGGGAAAAGACAGTAACGATAACGACGGGAAAAAGACAGTAACGACAACGACGGGAAAAACGATAATCGAAGCACAAGAAAGTTGCTTCAAATTAAACAAGGAGGAAATCTGATACAGTACTCCAAATTAGAAAAAAAGAAAGACACGACTTCATTAATCTTGCCAATCTGTTGTCATAACGATCAGATTTTGCACATACCTCTGCCGAAGATTTCACTTTGAGATTTTTAACTGATCGAGATATCCTTTTTGGTCTCCCGTAGAAATAATTTATCAAAAAAGCGATTCCTCCCAATGTCAACAATGGCAAAATAACTCGTCCTCCTGACAACAAAggatattattttattatttaagcaaataaaagacaaaaaaaaacatCATATACAAAGCTCAATCATGGAAGAAAGGGTTTACCGGGAATGTGTATGACTCGATCAGCAATCGCCATATCTGTTTATTAACACCACAAACAGTGGAGGagggattcaaaatataaagaagtaaacatatGAAGAATCCAAGTGGATACATAAAAAATAGGGAAAACTACACTAAACGCCCCTATACTAACACTTAGTTTCAGTCACACCCCATGCATTTTCTAAATCAAGCACTTACTACCCCTGTATTATTGAAATCCTACACATAAATTAACACTGTTACTCAGTTAACATTTCTTGTTTTCTTCATTTTATACTTTAATATATAAACAGTGTTGCCCCTATAAAAAAAAACAGAGACAAATCACTGGCTAAAGTGTGCTCAAATCCCTTGTATAGCAAATATGAGTCTAACTTCTTTTGAGAACTGTCATGAATCAGTAGCCTAAAGATCATTGcccacccgaagggtagcggctgcgggttctcttgtcaaaaaagaaaaaagaaaaaaaaaacatcattGACCAAGGAAGATCTCCATGTTTGTCTAATTTCTTGCTAAAATCATTATAAGGGGAGCACATATCTGAAAGCATATCCACTCATTAAAAGTTTAGCATTTGAATGCTggttacttttcaattttaaccGAAGAGACTCCACTCATTTGCTGGAATTGTAGCTTTAGTTGATGATTTAGTCACTTCCTTCTGTCACCTTTCATTCAACTATCATATACTCTCAGAGTCCGAATTTAAGTTTCATatttttagtttgtcccaaaaagagtacccctttttatatttagtaggtATACAATTCAAACATCATACAGGAtaagtttataaccacaagattcagaggacattttggtacattatagacatatttaatttaagaccacaaaattcaagagtTTATCTTTGTTTGTTAAACTCCGTACCTAgtcaaacaaagatactgaaatagGAACGTAGGAGATATTTTTCATTGGTTCTGGTAATAACATTTGCCTCTTTACATTTTCACCTAAAGCATCTTCATGTTGGACAGGactaaaaacaaaacaaaaatatccaaaaatattttctaattGCTGCTTTAGTATtcattgtcacacccctttttttttacAAAAGATTTGTATTTTAAGTTCAAAAGGGATTTCAATAAAGAAAGTGACAAAATGTGTTTCGAAAAGGGATTATTAGAGTTTAAATCAATGTCTAAATTACCAGAGTCCAAAAATAAAAGGAAGTGCGAGAAAGTAAGCCTGCACTACCTAAAGCTTCCTATTCTATGTTTCACCCGACATCCCGGTGTCTTGTCCCCGAACAGCCTTCATTGTTACATTTGTTTTCTTCCAAGACACCCCACCCTGGAAATGAATACATGACATTGGAAGTGAATAAAGCGTGCAAGCAATTAAATGGGCCTAAAGTTTTGCTTACCAACCCTGTAGCGGCCCAAATAATAATGCATAAGCAGGAATTATGTTAAGCCCCATCCCAATTAATTTAGGGGAAAGATAGTCCATGCCCCTGAAAACAAAATAATTACCCGTCCATACCCCCTTACTTTCATGCCCcaaaattatgataccaacatggtatcACATATGACTTCTTTCATATGGtatatttctttaaaaaaatcttatgatatcatcatcttatcttatataaatatactgagatggtagaAGGGTTTTGGGTGAGGGGTATTCAGGTAAATATTTTTGTCCGGCTGGTAAAAGCGAAATTAGTTTAGGAAGGGGCATGGACAGGTACATATTTTGCATTTGAGGGATATTTTCTGTTGTTTTCCCATTAATTTATTAAACAAACCAACAGCCCATTCAATATCCATCAACGAACAGTGAAACAAACCCATTTTTTATATTTCATTAAGCTAATTTCAAATCAAACAACCAACTCAAGTATAAAAAGAGCAGGCAAAAGTCAAGGATTAAAGCATGTAATGAAGCAAAGATAGAAACAGgttaagttaaaaaaaaagattGGACCTTCAATGAAACTGAAGCTGCGTTTAGGCACTTTACTAAGCAATATCCATTGAATGTGCCATTGTGTATGTATTGATTGTGAGAGTAAAAAGTGTATATAGGTGGCTGGTGTGCCCAAAATGAGTGACAATTGTGTGAGAATTTCTCTCCAAGAAACAAACTGAGAGTGACATGTGTAATGGAGACAAAAATTATGATGAGAGGGAATCTTGTTGAGGTGGCAACACTTGATTGGATcgtgtttcatttttttttccttgaaaaAGGTGTGCGAATTTTTGTAGATTTTTctgttctttaaaaaaaaaatccctttttGGATTCACTACGCatgagactttttttttttttttttttggaattttcattTTTGGAACAAATTGGATAGGatcaaggaattttttttttttttaacactctAATATTTCTCTGCAAGTCCATCCCTCACTTCTTTTCCTCAAAAGCCACTCAAAAAGGAATTAGTCCGCCAAATGACCATATTACCCTCAAAGATGCAACAATTAGCATGTACGAATGCTTCAATGTCTCCTGGGCCGTGGGTCTATGTTGACATAATATGGACAAGTCTCCTATAAAGAAACACGATATCTAGCACCGATTCTGCTAGATCCAAATGACACAATGCAATAATGATGTCATAAAGGCTGGCCTAAACTGAGGCTAACTAACAAGGTTGTTATAGTAAATTAGGGCTAGGCTAGTTTTGTTCTGCCATTGATTTGCTTTGGTCGGCCCCGTGGCCGTGGCGTGATATGGCAAATCTTTTGTagggatttacttttttttttttttttgtgttgcaaGGTTAGTTTAATGTCTTAATACTCCAACTATTTTTAACATGGTTAAGTAAAAGTTAGTGTAAGGGTAGTAAGGGGTCGTTTAGTTCTTGGGATAGAACATTTTGTacttttttatttcttgtttggttactaatcTTGAAATAAGTTATACTAGGATTAGAATTAATATTGGGATAAGTTGTTTCTGCCAGATGTTGGAATAATAGTACCGTGATTAATTATTTCtcgataaaaataataaaaatgccAAAAATCCCCTGAGGTCCCTCAAATCCTTTTTCTACAAAATAAGGTGGAGGATGTTTTTGTAAATAAACAACTTCTTAGAAATTATGCAATGCGTTGTTATTTTTAATATCACAAATCAAACAGCCAATAATAAATAAAACCCGGATAACTAATTCCAGTATAACTAATCACATCATAACTAATCCCAGCATAACATGTCTTCAAACCAAACGATCCCTCGGGGGGTGTGGCCCAAACTAAGTACTAGTATAGTGGTGTTTAGCGTAGTTTAACCTAAaaaatattcatatatatatatatatatatatatatatatatatatatatatatatatacactttaagTTTTCGACGATAAACTATCAAAAAACACTACtaaaaacacaacaaaaatcgACCGAAAAAAATTAACTGACTTTTGGACCAGTCTAAATTAGTGCCTTCAAGTTATTTTTAATATCACAAATCAAACAGCCAATAATAAATAAAACCCGGATAACTAATTCCAGTATAACTAATCACATCATAACTAATCCCAGCATAACATGTCTTCAAACCAAACGATCCCTCGGGGGGTGTGGCCCAAACTAAGTACTAGTATAGTGGTGTTTAGCGTAGTTTAACCTAAaaaatattcatatatatatatatatatatacactttaagTTTTCGACGATAAACTATcaaaaaacacaacaaaaatcgACCGAAAAAAATTAACTGACTTTTGGACCAGTCTAAATTAGTGCCTTCAAGTTATTTTTAATATCACAAATCAAACAGCCAATAATAAATAAAACCCGGATAACTAATTCCAGTATAACTAATCACATCATAACTAATCCCAGCATAACATGTCTTCAAACCAAACGATCCCTCGGGGGGTGTGGCCCAAACT carries:
- the LOC132636488 gene encoding putative F-box/LRR-repeat protein At3g58880 isoform X2; protein product: MAIADRVIHIPGGRVILPLLTLGGIAFLINYFYGRPKRISRSVKNLKVKSSAEVDEDYFRQLPDDVLSRILGNLTVKDAVMTSILSRRWRYSFASMPKLNIDCLAMFGVGIFDDHHGCSYYQQRFLKGVNMLLQLYSGSRVPHINMTFCFGRELSCEFEHWMRSISGLGVERLCLSFICGSVSVSFTTTTTTPLNSPDRLFRFALELLSQASLLKHLDLYHCTVQLNSEVCFRSLETLSLTAVLLASGQLEGILSSCFNLKQLTLKLCNLPYKLRFSSTVTDVTFHICGGVKEIDFQAANLRALDFHCFDNVRFIFSFVPKLENVTIHPSKAETMSYIFGDFARDLPAQVKSLAVRCGHEIKCVPIDMKMFRNIRQLSLSLFDLYDSDILNISLLLGACPLLQYLNLTAPQVEKRARNKEEVESLLYLLYVTLN
- the LOC132636488 gene encoding uncharacterized protein LOC132636488 isoform X3; translated protein: MTSILSRRWRYSFASMPKLNIDCLAMFGVGIFDDHHGCSYYQQRFLKGVNMLLQLYSGSRVPHINMTFCFGRELSCEFEHWMRSISGLGVERLCLSFICGSVSVSFTTTTTTPLNSPDRLFRFALELLSQASLLKHLDLYHCTVQLNSEVCFRSLETLSLTAVLLASGQLEGILSSCFNLKQLTLKLCNLPYKLRFSSTVTDVTFHICGGVKEIDFQAANLRALDFHCFDNVRFIFSFVPKLENVTIHPSKAETMSYIFGDFARDLPAQVKSLAVRCGHEIKCVPIDMKMFRNIRQLSLSLFDLYDSDILNISLLLGACPLLQYLNLTAPQVEKRARNKEEVESLLYLLYVTLN
- the LOC132636488 gene encoding putative F-box/LRR-repeat protein At4g15060 isoform X1; translation: MKHDPIKCCHLNKIPSHHNFCLHYTCHSQFVSWREILTQLSLILGTPATYIHFLLSQSIHTQWHIQWILLSKVPKRSFSFIEDMAIADRVIHIPGGRVILPLLTLGGIAFLINYFYGRPKRISRSVKNLKVKSSAEVDEDYFRQLPDDVLSRILGNLTVKDAVMTSILSRRWRYSFASMPKLNIDCLAMFGVGIFDDHHGCSYYQQRFLKGVNMLLQLYSGSRVPHINMTFCFGRELSCEFEHWMRSISGLGVERLCLSFICGSVSVSFTTTTTTPLNSPDRLFRFALELLSQASLLKHLDLYHCTVQLNSEVCFRSLETLSLTAVLLASGQLEGILSSCFNLKQLTLKLCNLPYKLRFSSTVTDVTFHICGGVKEIDFQAANLRALDFHCFDNVRFIFSFVPKLENVTIHPSKAETMSYIFGDFARDLPAQVKSLAVRCGHEIKCVPIDMKMFRNIRQLSLSLFDLYDSDILNISLLLGACPLLQYLNLTAPQVEKRARNKEEVESLLYLLYVTLN